The Lactuca sativa cultivar Salinas chromosome 2, Lsat_Salinas_v11, whole genome shotgun sequence genome includes a window with the following:
- the LOC111886314 gene encoding malonyl-coenzyme A:anthocyanin 3-O-glucoside-6''-O-malonyltransferase, which produces MLTVLENSRVSPPPATVGDRTLPLTFFDMIWIPFFPIHQVFFYEFRHSREDFLEKVVPNLKHSLSITLQHFFPFAGNLILFPEPNSERKPEIRHVEGDSVSVTFVECDLDFNDLTGYHPRNCDMFYPLVPLLGRATKVSDYLTVPLFSVQVTLFPKSGISIGLTNHHSLCDASTRYNFLKAWSSIAKHGTDEFFLANKSLPFYERVIKYPSSLDELCLNIPGIPAITMEYQPSHLVSPTDKVRTTIVLTQEHINRLKKWVSTQLPTLEYVSSFSVACAYMWRCMAKSHVLIGERNGDDDLERFVCAVDWRSRLDPPVPQTYFGNCVGASITPTVKSTILAGDNGFFTAAELFGKALSETLKKKNGVIVDGETVIKTAFLPIPGLSVSGTPRTKIYDVDFGWGKPKKHETISIDYNSSISVNASKESHADIEIGVSLPAKQLDAFLSIFSEELESLLLKEL; this is translated from the coding sequence ATGCTGACCGTCCTAGAGAACAGTCGAGTGTCTCCGCCACCTGCCACCGTCGGGGACAGGACCCTGCCGCTTACGTTCTTCGACATGATATGGATACCCTTCTTCCCTATCCACCAGGTTTTCTTTTATGAGTTCCGTCACTCTAGAGAGGATTTCTTGGAAAAAGTGGTTCCAAACCTTAAACACTCATTATCAATCACTCTTCAACACTTCTTTCCATTTGCAGGCAACTTAATTTTGTTTCCTGAACCAAATTCGGAAAGAAAACCCGAAATCCGTCATGTAGAGGGTGACTCTGTTTCGGTTACCTTTGTGGAGTGTGATCTTGATTTCAACGATCTTACAGGCTATCATCCTCGTAACTGTGACATGTTTTATCCACTTGTACCTCTATTAGGACGTGCCACAAAAGTATCCGACTACCTTACTGTCCCTCTTTTTTCTGTCCAAGTTACACTTTTTCCTAAATCCGGCATCTCTATTGGGCTCACCAACCACCACTCCCTTTGTGATGCGAGCACAAGGTATAACTTCCTCAAGGCATGGAGCTCGATCGCTAAACATGGTACAGATGAGTTCTTCTTAGCCAATAAATCTTTACCGTTTTACGAAAGAGTGATTAAATACCCGAGCTCCTTAGATGAACTCTGCTTAAATATACCGGGGATTCCAGCTATTACTATGGAATACCAGCCTTCTCACCTTGTTAGCCCTACAGATAAAGTTCGGACCACCATTGTATTGACCCAAGAACACATCAACCGGCTTAAGAAGTGGGTATCCACTCAACTGCCGACACTGGAATACGTATCATCTTTTTCGGTGGCATGTGCTTACATGTGGCGTTGCATGGCCAAATCACATGTTCTTATTGGAGAAAGGAATGGAGATGATGATCTGGAAAGGTTTGTTTGTGCTGTGGATTGGAGGTCGCGCCTCGATCCACCAGTTCCTCAAACTTATTTTGGTAATTGTGTAGGGGCGTCTATCACACCAACTGTAAAAAGCACAATTTTAGCAGGCGACAATGGATTTTTTACTGCTGCAGAATTATTTGGAAAGGCTTTAAGTGAAACACTAAAGAAGAAGAATGGAGTGATTGTAGATGGGGAGACGGTGATTAAGACAGCCTTTTTGCCAATTCCGGGGCTTAGTGTGTCAGGAACACCAAGGACCAAGATTTACGATGTGGATTTTGGATGGGGGAAGCCAAAAAAGCATGAGACCATATCAATAGATTACAATAGTTCGATTTCTGTTAATGCTTCCAAAGAGTCACATGCTGATATTGAAATCGGTGTGTCGCTTCCTGCTAAACAACTGGATGCGTTTCTGTCCATCTTTAGCGAAGAATTGGAGAGTCTTTTGTTAAAAGAGTTGTAA